A stretch of the Longimicrobium sp. genome encodes the following:
- the rplJ gene encoding 50S ribosomal protein L10 translates to MNRLEKDVVVGELQDKLRVAQAFYLTDFTGLNVKQITEFRSRLRRQGVEYVVVKNTLAQRALEGLELPDVASSFTGPTGLVIGRDDAVAAAKVLTDFMREFGDRPTVKGAVVERRSVDAAQVKKLADLPSREVLLAQIAGGLQAPMARLAGGMSQLLSGFARAVDQLRQQREGAEA, encoded by the coding sequence ATGAACAGACTCGAGAAGGACGTCGTCGTCGGCGAGCTCCAGGACAAGCTGCGGGTTGCCCAGGCGTTCTACCTGACCGACTTCACGGGCTTGAACGTGAAGCAGATCACCGAGTTCCGCTCGCGCCTGCGCAGGCAGGGGGTGGAGTACGTGGTCGTCAAGAACACCCTGGCGCAGCGCGCGCTGGAGGGTCTCGAGCTGCCGGACGTGGCGTCTTCCTTCACCGGGCCCACCGGGCTGGTGATCGGGCGCGACGACGCGGTGGCCGCGGCCAAGGTGCTCACCGACTTCATGCGCGAGTTCGGCGACCGCCCGACGGTGAAGGGTGCCGTCGTGGAGCGCCGCTCGGTGGACGCCGCGCAGGTGAAGAAGCTCGCCGACCTTCCCTCGCGGGAAGTGCTTCTCGCGCAGATCGCGGGCGGGCTGCAGGCGCCGATGGCGCGCCTGGCCGGCGGCATGAGCCAGCTTCTGTCCGGGTTCGCCCGGGCCGTGGACCAGCTTCGGCAGCAGCGGGAAGGCGCCGAAGCCTGA
- the rplL gene encoding 50S ribosomal protein L7/L12: MATTLSRDELLDAIGNMTVLELSDFVKAFEEKFGVTAAAPMAMAAAAPAGGAPAAAVEEQTEFTVMLTGAGEKKIQVIKVVREITGLGLKEAKDLVDGAPKAVKEGVSKEEAAQIRAKLEEQGAGVEVK; the protein is encoded by the coding sequence ATGGCCACCACGCTTTCCCGTGACGAGCTGCTCGACGCGATCGGCAACATGACCGTCCTCGAGCTCTCGGACTTCGTCAAGGCTTTCGAAGAGAAGTTCGGCGTTACCGCCGCCGCCCCCATGGCGATGGCCGCCGCGGCCCCGGCCGGCGGCGCCCCCGCCGCCGCGGTCGAGGAGCAGACGGAGTTCACCGTCATGCTCACCGGCGCCGGCGAGAAGAAGATCCAGGTCATCAAGGTGGTGCGCGAGATCACCGGCCTTGGCCTCAAGGAGGCGAAGGACCTGGTGGACGGCGCCCCCAAGGCCGTGAAGGAGGGCGTTTCCAAGGAGGAGGCCGCCCAGATCCGTGCCAAGCTCGAGGAGCAGGGCGCGGGCGTCGAGGTGAAGTAG